The Carassius carassius chromosome 9, fCarCar2.1, whole genome shotgun sequence genome includes a region encoding these proteins:
- the LOC132148943 gene encoding ZW10 interactor-like: MATERIEALLERTDPSFLKSCNTTEVQETGEGEIMAPYLIDCRRKQKHAFRQLCVVDDMIQLLAGLESVDQLLREPCPRNPGNEARSAWKALKAEYQERVQEVEGLINTLQARTEELQAKRKTLETLLSTLQIKKEECKEKERITAKRNQRAEKQISFQLEDSLQAAQNALNVCDLQLSKLKDEFEKQHARISDWTILRDGLQTLVSVTHRNMQYRLLSVSSSELCLELLPRAAEKSLEPLRVSITMTTSDEFHLQVFQGTAGLVEEAVDGRLRHVSAALVEVMERYISQGEMLSEIQALHSRFAIDWCPAEKLLIFLKTATTVCHLRVEEGYPSHGRATLLSVRKDGNLLDIAHLQPPVQHPVLTEWLEFLSSNPNI, from the exons ATGGCGACGGAGAGAATTGAAGC GCTACTGGAAAGGACTGACCCTTCCTTCCTGAAATCATGCAACACCACCGAAGTGCAGGAAACCGGAGAGGGAGAAATTATGGCTCCCTATCTGATT GACTGCAGGCGAAAACAGAAGCATGCGTTCAGACAGCTGTGTGTGGTGGATGACATGATCCAGCTGCTGGCAGGTCTGGAGTCAGTGGATCAGCTGCTGAGAGAGCCATGTCCCCGAAACCCAG GTAATGAAGCTCGTTCTGCGTGGAAGGCATTAAAAGCTGAATATCAAGAGAGAGTTCAGGAGGTGGAGGGGCTGATCAACACTCTCCAGGCTCGCACGGAGGAGCTTCAGGCTAAACGGAAGACCCTGGAGACTCTACTGTCCACTCTGCAGATAAAG AAAGAGGAGTGCAAAGAGAAGGAGAGAATCACAGCTAAACGAAATCAGAGAGCTGAG AAACAGATCAGCTTTCAGTTGGAAGATTCCCTCCAGGCAGCGCAAAACGCTCTGAATGTGTGTGATTTGCAGCTCTCTAAGCTCAAGGATGAGTTTGAAAAACAGCACGCTCGAATTAGTGACTGGACAATATTAAGAGACGG GCTGCAGACCTTGGTCTCAGTGACTCACAGAAACATGCAGTACAGGCTGCTGTCAGTCAGTTCCTCTGAGCTGTGCCTCGAGCTCTTGCCTCGTGCTGCCGAAAAATCACTGGAACCCCTGCGTGTGTCCATCACCATGACAACCAGCGATGAGTTTCATCTTCAG GTGTTTCAGGGCACTGCTGGTCTTGTCGAGGAGGCGGTGGACGGGCGTCTTAGGCACGTGAGCGCCGCCCTTGTGGAGGTGATGGAGCGGTACATAAGTCAAGGAGAGATGCTGTCTGAGATTCAGGCTCTGCACTCCAG GTTTGCGATAGATTGGTGTCCTGCTGAAAAGCTTCTGATCTTCCTCAAGACTGCGACCACTGTTTGTCACCTGAGGGTCGAGGAGGGATACCCTTCACACGGCCGAGCTACTCTCCTGTCTGTGAGGAAAGATGGCAATCTGCTTGATATCGCCCATCTACAG CCGCCGGTGCAGCATCCTGTCCTGACAGAGTGGCTTGAGTTTCTGTCCTCCAATCCAAACATCTGA